The window GCGACGGTGAGATCCTCGCCGTGACCGGCCCACGCGGCAGCGGCAAGACGACTCTGCTGCACTGCCTCTCCGGTCAACTGGTGCCCCAGCAGGGCGAGGTGTGGTTCAACAGCGTCCCGGTCCACACCATGGGTCCGCGGCTGCGCGAGCGGCTGCGCCGGGACCGGTTCGGCTGGATCGCGCCCGAGCCCCAGCTCGTACCGGAGCTGAACACCTGGGAGAACGCGGCGCTTCCCCTGCTGCTGCGCGGCGCCTCGCACCGGGCCGCGAAGAAGGTCGCCATGGAGTGGCTGGAGCGGCTCGACATCGGCACGTGCGCCAAGAAACGACCGCACACGCTGCTCCAGGGGCAGCGCCAGCGGATCGCCGTGGCCCGCGCGCTGGTCGGCACGCCCACGGTGATCTTCGCCGACGAGCCGACCGCGACACTGCACCGCGCCGACCGCTCCCATGTGCTGCGAACCCTCACGAGCGCGGCCCGCTCGCACGGCATCACGGTCGTGCTCGCCACCCATGACGCGGAGGTCGCCTCGCTCGCCGACCGCACGGTCCCGCTGCTGGACGGCCGCCGCGTCACCACCGTCGCCCTGCCCTCCGTGTCCGATACGGAAGGCCACGCGGCGTGCTCGCTCTCCGTCTAGCCCGCGGCACCCATCCGCTGGTCCAGGTGCGGCGGCTGCTGGTCGCGGCCGCCTCCGCCGGAGTCGGCTTCCTGCTGCTGTGCACCCTGGGGTACGCGTCCACGCATCCGGCATACTCGACCACCGCGGCGCTGCGGCTGCTGTGGTGCTTCGTACCACTGGCCGCCACCGTGCAGTTCGCGGTCGCGGTCGCCCGCACGGATCCCAGTACGCGCCCGCGGCCAGGACTGTCCGCCGTCGGTCTCGGACCGTTCCGGCTCAGCGTGCTGGCCGCGGTCTCCACCGCCGTGTCCTGCACCCTCGGGTCGATGGTGGCGCTGCTCCTCTTCCTGCATCTGCGCGGCGATCTGACCGGGCTGCCCTTCGACGGCGCGGCGGCCGGACTGCTGGGCGCAGGCGCCCCGTTGCCGGTGGCCGCGGCCCTCATGCTGCTGGCGCTGGCACCGGTGACCGCGGCGACGGCAAGCGCGATGGCGCTGCGCACCCGGCCGGTGCAGGCAGCCATGCCGGACGACGACGAGCAGGAGATCGCGCCGGACGAGCAGATGCCGGCTCCGGCACCGGCGCCGACCGGACTGCCGTGGGGTGTGGCGCTGACAGCAGTCGGTCTCGCGATCGAGGCGTACTCGAGCCGTGATGGCGCGGGCAGCGCGTTCCCCCTGCCGGGAAAGCTCGACACCACCCCGGCATGGGTGCTGGCGGGATGGTCACTGACCGCGCTCGGTCTGGCCATGGCAGGCCCCGGACTGACGCACTTCGCCGGACGGCTGCTGCAGGCGATGCGCCCCGGAGCCGTACGCCTGCTGGCCGGAAGAATGCTGATGGACGAGGCGCACCGGATCGGCCGCCCGCTGGGCGCGGTCTGCGCGGTGCTCTCCGCGGTGATCGCGGCTTTCGCGCTGTACGGGACGGGGCCGCGTCCCTTCGGCCCGCTCACCGCACTTGGCGCCGTACTGGTACTGGGATGTACGACGGCAACGCTGCTGACCTCCGCCCTGGAGGCGAAGCAGGCCCGCGCCCATATGGTTCGGATGCTGCTGCGGCTCGGTGCGCCGGCCTCGGCACTGCGGGCCGCGACGGCCCTGCGCGTCGCCATCCTGCTGGTGGTTTTCGCCCCGATCACGTGGGCGATCGCGGAACTGGCCGCGCTGCCGCTGACCGGCTGAGGGGCCGTCGGCCGGCCGTGGAGACGCGGTCGACGGTCAGCCGAGGTGCCGGTAGGCAACCACTGACTGCCACGATCCCGGTCCGCCCCGCGCCAGGCCCTGCGGCCCCACGCGTGCGAGCCCCGCCCCGCCCCGCCCCGCCCCGCCCCGCCCCGCCCCGGGGACATGTGACCGTACGAAGGAGCTGTACGCCCCGGCCGGTACGTAGCATGACAGCGTGGACAACCCGGATGACAGCATTCCTGCACCCGGCATCGAGATCGAGTCGGTCGCCGAGTTCGACGCCGCGGCCGCTGCGGGAACACTGGCCGGACACCGCATCCAGTCCGTCGATCTGACGGACCGTAGCGCCGCGCTGCTCGCCGCCGACACGTCCGGCGCCGTCTTCCTCGGCTGCCGGATGACGCGTGAAGCGGCCGCGAAGGTGCGCGCCGAGGGAGCGTTCGTCTTCCCGCCCGTGCCGGGGCTGCCCTTCGACCCGTACCGCGGCCTGCTCTACTCCCCCGACGCGCTCTACGCAGGACTCGCGGACGGAGGCTACGAGGCGACGCCCGACGCCCGCGCGTACCGCTGGTTCCAGCAGACCCGGGCGAACGGCGACACCTTCGCCTCGATGCTGCGCGCGCTCCACGACGACGCGGTCTCCGACGCGCTGGACGAACTCCTCACCGGGGCCCGGGTGGTCGGGGTGATGGGCGGTCACGCAACGCCCCGCGGCAGCGCCGCGTACGCGGCCGCGGCCCGGCTGGGCAGAACGCTGGCGCGCAGCGGACTGACGGTGGCCACCGGCGGTGGTCCCGGGGCGATGGAGGCGGCGAACCTCGGCGCCTACGCGGCTCCGCATCCCGATCCGATGCTGGACAAGGCCTGCGAACTCCTGGCGCACGTGCCCTCGTTCACCCCGTCGGTCACCGAATGGGCGCTGGCCGCCTTCACCGTGCGGCAGCGGTGGCCGGCCGGCGGCGGCTCGGTCTCGATCCCCACCTGGTTCTACGGTCACGAGCCGCCGAACCCCTTCGCGGACCACATCGCCAAGTACTTCGCCAACGCGCTGCGCGAGGACGGGCTGCTCGCCCGCTCCACCGCGGGCGTGATCTTCCTGCCGGGCGCCGCCGGAACCGTGCAGGAGATCTTCGACAACACGACGCCGAACTACTACGGCTCACGCGGCGCACCGACGCCGATGGTGCTGGTCGGCAGCGCCCACTGGACGGACGAACTGCCCACCTGGCCGCTGCTCCGGGCGCTCGCCGCGGGCCGGCCGATGGAGTCCCGTATCGCACTCGTCGACACGGTGGACGAGGCCCCCGAGGCACTCGCCCGGCTGACCGGCTGAGGGGCGCGCCGGGAGCCTGCCCGGTTCAGACCGCCGCGAGCCGGTTGACCAGCGCGTCGAAGAAGGCCTCCCAGCCGTCCTCGGCCGCCGCGTACTGCTCGGGCGTGAGATTGCCGCCGCGCTGCTGGAAGACCATCTCGGTGGTCTTGCGGCCGCGCTCGGCGAAGGTGACGGTGACGATCTCGCCCTCGATGTCGGCGGGCGCGCCGGCGTCCTTCAGCGTGAAGACCAGCCGCTCCGGCGCGACCACCTCGCGGTAGACCCCGTGGAACGGCATCTCGGTGCCCGGCACCACGATGACCAGGCTCCACGTGCCCCCCGGCCTGACGTCCATCGACACCCGGTCGAGCGGCACATCGGCATCGCCGCCGTACCAGGCGGCGAAGTGCTCGGGGGTCGTCCAGGCCGCGAAGACCTGTTCCCGTGGGGCGTCGAAGACGCGGGTGATGTCGATGCCCTCGCGTGCCGTTCCAGTCATTGTCCCTGCCCTTTTTTCGGAGTCGTTCCGGATCTTCCCCGGTCGCATGAGGTGTTCCCCGAAACGGCCGAAACTGCTCTTCCGGGACACCCGGTAGTGGTCCTCACCGCGTGGCGTCGCGAGCGGCACCGACCCGCCGCCCACGATCAGCCGGCGGCGGGCAGCACCACCGTCTCCGACGCGTCGAACGTCACGCCGACCTTCGCACCCTCCTGGGGGGTGTTCCGCAGCGGACACTCCGCCTCCAGGAGCGGACCGCTGTCGGGGTGCAGTGTCACGGCGACATGATTGCCCCGGAAGGTGCGGGCGCCGACCGTACAGGGCAGGCCCTCCGCCGGATCACCGATCCGTACACCCGCCGGACGCACCAGCAGAGCGCATGGGCCCTGCGGCGCCCCCTCCGGCACCGGCACCCTGCCCCACATCGTCGCCGCGGCCGCGCCGGTCACCGTCGCATCCACCACATTGTCGAAACCCAGGAACCGCGCGACGAACGCGGAGGCGGGGCGTTGCCAGACCTCCAGCGGAGTGCCCACCTGGGCGATGCGCCCGTCGCGCATCACGACGACCCGGTCCGCGAGGGCGAACGCCTCGCCCTGGTCATGGGTGACGGCGAGCACCGTCGTACCCAACCGGGCGAACAGCGTGCGCAGTTCGACGACGAGGCGTTCGCGCAGGCTGCGGTCGAGCTGGCCGAGCGGTTCGTCGAGCATCAGCAGTTTCGGTCGCGGGGCGAGCGCCCGCGCGAGAGCGACGCGCTGCTGCTCGCCGCCGGACAGCGCGGCGACAGCCCGTCGTCGGCTACCGGGCAGGCCCACCAGTTCGAGGAGTTCGGCGACCCTGCGGTCCTGGTCACCACGGGTCACTCCGTGCATCCGCAGCCCGAAGGCGACGTTGGCGCCGACGTCCCGGTGCGGGAAGAGCTGATGATCCTGGAACATCAGCCCCAGACCACGCCGGTGCACCGGTACGTCGTTCTGGTCGACGCCGTCGAGGAGCACCCGGCCGCCGTCCGGCGGGTGCAGTCCGGCGACCACCCGCAGCAGTGTCGACTTGCCGCTGCCGCTCGGCCCCAGCACGCAGACGATCTCGTGGTCCGCGACCTCCAGATCCACCGCGTCGAGCGCCGCCCGCTTCCCGAAGAGGACGGTGGCGCCTTCCAGTGTCAGCATGTCCAGAACACCCCGAGCATCTTCAGAACTCCCCGGACCGGTCCGGGCGGATACGTTCGAGCAGCAGCAGCGACACCGCGCACACCAGCATCAAAATGGTGCTGAGGGCCATCGCCTGGCCGTAGTTGAGCTCCCCGGACCGCCCGAGCAGCCGGGCCACGGCGACCGGCAGCGTCGGGTTGTCGGGCCGCGCGATGAACACCGTCGCTCCGAACTCGCCGAGCGACACGGCGAACGCGAAGCCCGCCGCGACCAGCAGCGCCCGCCTCACCAGCGGCAGGTCGACCTCGCGCCAGGCCCGCAGCGGTGACGCGCCGAGCACCGCCGCCGCCTCGCGCAGTCGTCCGTCCACCGCCCGCAGGACAGGCAGCATCGTGCGTACGACGAACGGCACACCGACCAACGCCTGGGCCAGCGGCACCAGGATCCAGGTGGTCCGCAGATCCAGCGGGGGCTTGTCCAGCGTGATCAGGAAGCCGAAGCCGACGGTGACCGCGGAGACCCCGAGCGGCAGCATCAGCAGCGCGTCGAAGCCGCTGACGAGCCGCCCGGCACGCCTCGTCAGCGCCGCCGCCGCGAGCCCGCCGACGACCAGCGCGATCACGGTCGCGACCAGGGCGTACTGCAGTGAGTTCCAGATCGCTTCGAGCGGCGCGACCAGGAAAGTGCCGCCGCTCGCGTCCGCGGACCGCAGGGCGCGGTAGTAGTCGAAGCCATGACCGCCGGGCACGTCCAGCGAGCGCTCCACCAGC is drawn from Streptomyces sp. NBC_01717 and contains these coding sequences:
- a CDS encoding SRPBCC family protein, translated to MTGTAREGIDITRVFDAPREQVFAAWTTPEHFAAWYGGDADVPLDRVSMDVRPGGTWSLVIVVPGTEMPFHGVYREVVAPERLVFTLKDAGAPADIEGEIVTVTFAERGRKTTEMVFQQRGGNLTPEQYAAAEDGWEAFFDALVNRLAAV
- a CDS encoding LOG family protein translates to MDNPDDSIPAPGIEIESVAEFDAAAAAGTLAGHRIQSVDLTDRSAALLAADTSGAVFLGCRMTREAAAKVRAEGAFVFPPVPGLPFDPYRGLLYSPDALYAGLADGGYEATPDARAYRWFQQTRANGDTFASMLRALHDDAVSDALDELLTGARVVGVMGGHATPRGSAAYAAAARLGRTLARSGLTVATGGGPGAMEAANLGAYAAPHPDPMLDKACELLAHVPSFTPSVTEWALAAFTVRQRWPAGGGSVSIPTWFYGHEPPNPFADHIAKYFANALREDGLLARSTAGVIFLPGAAGTVQEIFDNTTPNYYGSRGAPTPMVLVGSAHWTDELPTWPLLRALAAGRPMESRIALVDTVDEAPEALARLTG
- a CDS encoding ABC transporter ATP-binding protein, which translates into the protein MLTLEGATVLFGKRAALDAVDLEVADHEIVCVLGPSGSGKSTLLRVVAGLHPPDGGRVLLDGVDQNDVPVHRRGLGLMFQDHQLFPHRDVGANVAFGLRMHGVTRGDQDRRVAELLELVGLPGSRRRAVAALSGGEQQRVALARALAPRPKLLMLDEPLGQLDRSLRERLVVELRTLFARLGTTVLAVTHDQGEAFALADRVVVMRDGRIAQVGTPLEVWQRPASAFVARFLGFDNVVDATVTGAAAATMWGRVPVPEGAPQGPCALLVRPAGVRIGDPAEGLPCTVGARTFRGNHVAVTLHPDSGPLLEAECPLRNTPQEGAKVGVTFDASETVVLPAAG
- a CDS encoding ABC transporter ATP-binding protein, with the translated sequence MVAPPDNDVIWARSLHHSHNGSPALGGVSLGVRDGEILAVTGPRGSGKTTLLHCLSGQLVPQQGEVWFNSVPVHTMGPRLRERLRRDRFGWIAPEPQLVPELNTWENAALPLLLRGASHRAAKKVAMEWLERLDIGTCAKKRPHTLLQGQRQRIAVARALVGTPTVIFADEPTATLHRADRSHVLRTLTSAARSHGITVVLATHDAEVASLADRTVPLLDGRRVTTVALPSVSDTEGHAACSLSV